One Malassezia vespertilionis chromosome 6, complete sequence genomic window, ACGCTGCAGCcatttgcgctcgccagAAGCAATGAATTGGTCGAtgatgcactgcgcatTGTTGGCAAAGTCACCAAACTGGGCCTCCCACATGGTGAGGTTGTTGGGGTCCACGAGGGAAAAGCCCAGCTCgaagccaagcgcgccaaactCGGAGAGCGAGCTGTTGCAAATCTGAAACTCGGCCTGGTCCGGAGAGAGGTTAGCCAGCGGCGTGAATGTCTCCTCCGTCTTTTGGtcgtgcagcacagcgTGGCGCTGGGAaaatgtgccgcgctcgacatcCTGACCCGAGACACGCACCATAATGCCCTCCATGGCGAGCGTACCAAACGCAAGTGCTTCGGCCGTGCTCATGTCGATGTCCTTCCCGCTCTCGACCGACTTACGGCGATTTTTAAGGATACGAGCGAGGTTGCGATGGACCGTAAAGTCCTCGGGATAACTGGCCGAGCTATTGCCCACGTATTCGAGCATGTCGCGTTGAACGCTCGTGTCGTGCTGGTCCAGAATCTTTTCCGAAAGCTCGCGAGGGGAAGGGAAGCCCACCCATGCGCTCGAAAGCCACTGTTGCTCCTCGGGCTCGTACGTCTTGCTCTTCTCGTATGCCTCCTCGAGCATGCCCCAGACCCATTTCATGTGATCATCAATCTCCTTTTGGCTGAAGCTGCCCTCCTCGACCAGCTTTTCCGCGTACCTGGTCAGGGTCGAAACCTGCTTGTTGATCGCGTCGTAcatgcgcggctgcgtAAAGGAGGGCTGGTCCATTTCATTGTGGCCATGGCGGCGGTAGCAGACCAAATCAATCACAACGTCCTTCCCGAACTTGGCGCGCCAGTCGGCAGCCAAATCGCACACAAAAGCGACAGCTTCGACATCGTCGCCGTTGACGTGGAAAATGGGCGCGTCAATTGCCTTGGCAATGTCAGATGGATACGGTGTGGagcgtgcaaagcgcggGTCGGTAGTAAACCCAATCTGGTTGTTCACGATAATGTGGATGGTACCACCGGTGGCGAAATTGGGCAGATTGTACATACCCATCGTCTCGTATACAACACCTTGGCCAGCAAATGCGGCATCACCGTGCATCAGCAACGCCATACTCTGCTGATGTTGCTTGTCATTGGAGAACTGCTGCAAAGCACGGGTCTTGCCCAAAACAACGGGGTCCTCCGCTTCCAAATGCGAGGGATTCGCAACAAGGGAAAGCGCCACTTTATGACCACTGGGCGTCGGACGCACATAGTTAGCGCCGAGATGGTACTTGACGTCACCACCGCCCTCTTCATTCGTGTTGTCAGCAAACTGATGAAGAATGCCTTCAATAGGACGGCGAATAACGTTGCCAAGAACGTTTATACGGCCACGGTGCGGCATACCGATCGTGACATTGCGCACGCCATACTCGACGGATCGGTCAATAAGGCCTTTGAGACCGGGAATGAGCGATTCGCCACCCTCAAGACCAAAGCGCTTCTCGTTGGGGTACTTGGAAGCGATGAAACGTTCGAGCGAGTCAGACCAGGTAAGACGGTCAAGCACACGGCGCTTGTCTTCCGTGCTGTACTTATACTGCACCGGCACCTCGATCCGCTCACGCAGCCAGTCACAGGAGGTGCGGGAGGGAACGTGGACGTATTGGAACCCAATAGAGCCACAGTAAATATTGCGGCATTCGTTGATCACCTCGCGAATGGTGAGCTTCTTGATGCCTTTCTTAAGGTAGTTGGGCAAGAGACCAGGGCCCAGCTGCATCtccttgtccagctcggcatcgGACCATCCGTAGTATGCCGGACTGAGCTCTTTGGGGATGTGCTTCTCGCGATCCACATTGATGATGTTGAGCGGATCGATCTGGGCCGTTGCGTGGCCCTGTACTTGATACGCACGgacaagcagctgcagcttgAGGTAATCGTCGACCTTTTGCGTAGGCATGTCCTCGATCACAGCAGATCCTGGAGCAAGCGACGAGGGAACTGGGTTGAACGCCTGGTCACTGGGCAGGCCTTCTTCCAGACCCTTGAAGTACGCATCCCAGCTAACGTGCACCGAGGAGGGATCCTCCTTCCAATGACGGTACATCTCGTCCGCATAGTGCCCGTTCGTGCCTGTGGCAAACGAGTCGGGTGCATCCTGCACCGTTGTTGACGCCGCTGTGCTTTGCAAGCGAAGAGCAACGCGGCGAGGTGTGGCAAGCGGTTGCACGGCCCTCGCCAGATGGGCAGAATGTTTCAGGAGCGAATAAGAACGTAGCATAATAGTGAACGGTGGTTGACGCAACCTAACGCGCATATAGGAGGAGGCTGCTAAACAACAGCTAGTGTAGCTAGGGGAATGCCAGGTGCACCGCACAAACAATAGAGTACGCCTTAAGTGAGGCGTCGGCTCCGCTGGATGGAATACGCTTAATCATCCACTGTAGCCAATCCGCGGAGGCCGACGGCCCAGTCGGTTCTGATTCGGCCGCAAGGGCCAGCGTGCAAGAGGTTCATGGAAAGACATGCAGCTACGGCAATTACAACGGCTTGTTAAAAAGCTCCTCAATGTAATTGAAAAAGTCGACGCGAGAGGCGAGCGGGCCCATGGCGTAGGTAAAGTTGGCAGagagctgcgcggcaaaagcgctgcgcaaataGGAACGAGGAACACGGTCCACGAGCACGTCCATGCCAACCTTGTCCAAGAGCGTTTTGGGGAACACATCTTGGAGCacaagcttgcgcaagtGATCGCGGTCAAACAGGTTGGTAGCGGCGATCTCGTCCGAAAGTTGAGTGGCAGACATGGAGAGCTCGCCAGAGATTACCGAGCTGTACTTGCCCGTCTTATTCGCCTCCTTCCAGATAGCCTCAAattcgtcgcgcgcattgcggcGGACAATGGCCATAATGTCTTGGACGTAGGCATTGTAAAAGTCGGTAGGCTTGCCGTCGTGGTAGAGCATGTTGGCAATAAACTCCTCGTCTTCAAACGAGAGGCCGGCCAAAACTTCCTTGCTGCTCGACGTTACACCACCCTTGTTCGCACTCGCGTCGGGGTACAAGATTACGCCATGCTTTTCCAGCTCAAGACGCGCCTCCTTGGTAATAAAAAGGTTTGCGCCTTCCACAATGTACTTGTACTTGGGGCTTTTGTCCTCGTTCACCAAGTCGGCCACGTTTGCAATGTTGACAGCCTCAGGGCGACCGCCGCAGGGCACGAAAAAGTCGGCCTCAAACCTAAAGTGTGCATTGTCTCGGAAGGCAATGCCGTCCGATACAATTTCGCCAGAGGGCAGCTTCACATCGCGCTCTTCAACAAGCACACGGTAGCCGTCCTTGGTAAGCTTTGAGGGGTCAAAGTTCATTACACGCAAACGCTCGGTCGCGAGACGGTGCAGCTCATCGCGGTTAAGACCCGCAGGGTCGTATACAACACCAGAGCCATCGACCATGGCAATTGTCTTGTCCTTGGACAAAAGAATTTCGTTCGAGCCAAGATCGCCGGCGGGACCACCGGTCTGCACCTTGGTAACCTCCTCCTCTTTGAGGCCGAGCTTGCGAATAATACCTTCAATGTACTCACGAACAGAAAGAGTCGTCATGCCGTACTTGTCATGCGGAATACCACCAAGCGTGGCCGCAGGCTTGCCTGTGGTAAACGACTTccaccacggcgcgccgcgggaGCGAGCGTGCTCCGCACCCCAGTCCATAAAGTCGGCCGTGTTCTCGTCGGGGCCGAGGAAGAGAATCTCGGGCTTGCCAAAGAGGTCGACAATGGGCTCCTTGATGCCGGGCGTGACGCCTGGAAGGAGCAGGTCGATGAGCGAGTCGACATACTTTTCAAAGCACGAGCGGAAGTTGGCGCCAATGTTGGGCAAAATGGTACCTTTGGAGCCGCCCTCGGGAATATCCTTGTTTTTGAGAtgttgcgtgcgcgccaagttGTAGTTCTCGTTAAAGAGGGTGCGCTGATTAATAAGGTAGTTTTCCTTGttcctgctgcgcacgataCGAATACCACCGCGGGCAGtgtctgcattgcgcacatgGAAACCATGGAAGTCGTTGCCAACAACCATAAAGACACCATAGGGTTTGATGGGGTACTCGGACACGGGCAAAAAGCTTGGGTCCAGACGGAAGCTCAACGCACACTTGGTGGGCGTGAAAAAGTTGGTCTTCAGAATAACCTCGTTAAACTGCACCAAAGTGAGCAGGACAAGGCGTTGGTACGACGTGCTAGCCGACTTTAAAATGTAGTTCTTCAGATCGTCTGCAGAGAGGATCTCGTCACGACGGGTACGCAAGTTGTCAGCCTTGTCGCCCACCGGGTAGTGCACCAACGCAAAGCGGAGGTACAAGAGGCGGACAATGTTGGGGAAGGTTTGAATCACGTCAAAAATGAACTGGCGCGTAAAGGTCTCTTGGCGGAAACGCAGCTTAATGTCATTGAGCACAGCGCCTTCCTCGGGCACAGCACTGTTAAGCACATTGCGCAAATTCTCAAATACAGGGCCCAAGCGGTCGCAaaagtgctgcgcaaagatCCAACCGCAGTAGGCGTACGCAGCCTCCTGCACGGCATAGTTCTGCGAAGACCCATTGCCGCCAAGAAAAGGGTTGTCGGGAAGAACATAGATGAGCGACACCTCCCTCGCAATTTGGTACACGCTCTGTTCAATCGGAGGTGCGTCCGTGTTGGGAAGAGGGTTCAGGTGAATGTTCATAATGCAAACGCCATTGCTAAAGAATTCGACATATTTGCGCGAAGAAAAGAGGCCATAGTAGTGGTAAAGATCGGAAAGTGCGCTGAAAAAGTTGGAAGTAGAGCCAATGCAGTACCCAATGACGATGCGGCACTCCTTGGTGCCCGACACCTCAAACGACTGCACCACGGGACCTTTGCGATTAAGACACTGGTTCATAATTCCCTGGTAAATGTTGAGCGTCTCCTCGCTGGCCTTGGCCAAAAACGTCCTGTCAGACACGGC contains:
- the KGD1 gene encoding oxoglutarate dehydrogenase (succinyl-transferring) (COG:G; EggNog:ENOG503NV83; BUSCO:EOG09260AZA) gives rise to the protein MLRSYSLLKHSAHLARAVQPLATPRRVALRLQSTAASTTVQDAPDSFATGTNGHYADEMYRHWKEDPSSVHVSWDAYFKGLEEGLPSDQAFNPVPSSLAPGSAVIEDMPTQKVDDYLKLQLLVRAYQVQGHATAQIDPLNIINVDREKHIPKELSPAYYGWSDAELDKEMQLGPGLLPNYLKKGIKKLTIREVINECRNIYCGSIGFQYVHVPSRTSCDWLRERIEVPVQYKYSTEDKRRVLDRLTWSDSLERFIASKYPNEKRFGLEGGESLIPGLKGLIDRSVEYGVRNVTIGMPHRGRINVLGNVIRRPIEGILHQFADNTNEEGGGDVKYHLGANYVRPTPSGHKVALSLVANPSHLEAEDPVVLGKTRALQQFSNDKQHQQSMALLMHGDAAFAGQGVVYETMGMYNLPNFATGGTIHIIVNNQIGFTTDPRFARSTPYPSDIAKAIDAPIFHVNGDDVEAVAFVCDLAADWRAKFGKDVVIDLVCYRRHGHNEMDQPSFTQPRMYDAINKQVSTLTRYAEKLVEEGSFSQKEIDDHMKWVWGMLEEAYEKSKTYEPEEQQWLSSAWVGFPSPRELSEKILDQHDTSVQRDMLEYVGNSSASYPEDFTVHRNLARILKNRRKSVESGKDIDMSTAEALAFGTLAMEGIMVRVSGQDVERGTFSQRHAVLHDQKTEETFTPLANLSPDQAEFQICNSSLSEFGALGFELGFSLVDPNNLTMWEAQFGDFANNAQCIIDQFIASGERKWLQRTGLVMNLPHGYDGQGPEHSSARLERFLALCDDHPYKFPAPHELARQHQDANMAVVYATTPANVFHVLRRQVHRDFRKPLIHLFSKSLLRHPEARSSIEDFLPGSSFQRFIPDPHHSEGKDALVEPDQIKRQIFCIGQAYYALLNYRREHDIKDVAISRIEQVSPLDYESIVKAMDKYPNSDLMFAQEEPLNNGAWFYLDPRLRLAAKQTEHHKDKGFMVSSRPPSSSVATGHKGAHLAELHAYLHGAFDMDQKPF
- the GDH2 gene encoding glutamate dehydrogenase (EggNog:ENOG503NVNH; COG:E; BUSCO:EOG09260E8K); its protein translation is MSRVGNTKHLDVLLKELGSKSNPLIKLIKEGGAASAPEHKVENTTGYKQTVNPEKKAQSSKVEQILESSGFIPKETLANEITWFYEKLGIDDTYFSSETAETIASHILSLYGAKISEFNRKTDQLRIDLQRKSADSAVFIHSSFAGRPNARGPQWERIVDVEYLNNATVDNAHRLETYRSTGPNPTDEPEKLRVYFLHHCEFPQPIPAPDSPEFKDIRAVSDRTFLAKASEETLNIYQGIMNQCLNRKGPVVQSFEVSGTKECRIVIGYCIGSTSNFFSALSDLYHYYGLFSSRKYVEFFSNGVCIMNIHLNPLPNTDAPPIEQSVYQIAREVSLIYVLPDNPFLGGNGSSQNYAVQEAAYAYCGWIFAQHFCDRLGPVFENLRNVLNSAVPEEGAVLNDIKLRFRQETFTRQFIFDVIQTFPNIVRLLYLRFALVHYPVGDKADNLRTRRDEILSADDLKNYILKSASTSYQRLVLLTLVQFNEVILKTNFFTPTKCALSFRLDPSFLPVSEYPIKPYGVFMVVGNDFHGFHVRNADTARGGIRIVRSRNKENYLINQRTLFNENYNLARTQHLKNKDIPEGGSKGTILPNIGANFRSCFEKYVDSLIDLLLPGVTPGIKEPIVDLFGKPEILFLGPDENTADFMDWGAEHARSRGAPWWKSFTTGKPAATLGGIPHDKYGMTTLSVREYIEGIIRKLGLKEEEVTKVQTGGPAGDLGSNEILLSKDKTIAMVDGSGVVYDPAGLNRDELHRLATERLRVMNFDPSKLTKDGYRVLVEERDVKLPSGEIVSDGIAFRDNAHFRFEADFFVPCGGRPEAVNIANVADLVNEDKSPKYKYIVEGANLFITKEARLELEKHGVILYPDASANKGGVTSSSKEVLAGLSFEDEEFIANMLYHDGKPTDFYNAYVQDIMAIVRRNARDEFEAIWKEANKTGKYSSVISGELSMSATQLSDEIAATNLFDRDHLRKLVLQDVFPKTLLDKVGMDVLVDRVPRSYLRSAFAAQLSANFTYAMGPLASRVDFFNYIEELFNKPL